In Vulpes lagopus strain Blue_001 chromosome 1, ASM1834538v1, whole genome shotgun sequence, a genomic segment contains:
- the LOC121471449 gene encoding olfactory receptor 5AC1-like, which yields MHVMEANKTQVTEFVLTGLTDRPGLQVPLFLVFLVIYLTTMVGNLALIFLIWKDPHLHTPMYLFLGSLALADACSSSSVTPKMLMNFLSKNHMISHFECITQFYIFASSATTECFLLVVMAYDRYVAICNPLHYPVVMSNRLCARLISLSYVIGFLHPTIHVGLLFRLTFCRSNIVHHFYCEMLPLYTISCTDPSINALVLFIFAAFIQAFTFMTIIVSYTRVLFDILKKKSEKGRSKAFSTCSAHLLSVSLFYGTLFFMYVRPGSSPDQYQDKMYSLFYTIIIPLLNPFIYSLRNKEVLGALRKITKK from the coding sequence ATGCATGTGATGGAGGCAAACAAGACGCAGGTGACTGAGTTTGTTCTCACAGGACTTACAGATCGTCCAGGACTGCAGGTCCCCCTGTTCCTGGTGTTCTTGGTCATCTACCTCACCACCATGGTGGGCAACCTGGCACTGATTTTTCTCATCTGGAAGGACCCCCATCTTCACACACCCATGTACTTATTCCTTGGCAGTTTGGCCCTCGCAGATGCTTGTTCCTCATCTTCTGTGACTCCCAAGATGCTAATGAACTTTTTATCTAAGAATCATATGATATCGCACTTTGAGTGCATcactcaattttatatttttgcttccaGTGCCACCACAGAGTGTTTCCTCCTGGTAGTGATGGCCTATGACCGTTACGTAGCCATATGCAACCCTTTGCATTATCCAGTGGTGATGTCCaacaggctctgtgctcggtTGATAAGTTTGTCTTATGTAATTGGTTTTCTGCATCCCACAATTCATGTAGGATTATTATTTAGATTAACTTTCTGCAGGTCCAATATAGTACATCATTTCTACTGTGAAATGTTGCCACTATATACAATTTCTTGCACTGACCCATCTATTAATGCattggtgctttttatttttgctgctttTATACAGGCTTTTACTTTTATGACCATCATAGTGTCATATACCCGGGTCCTCTTTGACatcctgaaaaagaaatctgaaaagggCAGGAGCAAAGCCTTCTCCACGTGCAGCGCCCACCTGCTCTCTGTCTCCTTGTTCTATGGCACCCTCTTCTTCATGTATGTGCGTCCTGGGTCTAGCCCAGATCAATATCAGGATAAAATGTATTCACTGTTCTATACGATCATCATCCCCCTGCTAAACCCCTTTATTTATAGCCTAAGAAACAAGGAAGTTTTAGGTGCACtgagaaaaattacaaagaaataa